In one window of Nicotiana tabacum cultivar K326 chromosome 12, ASM71507v2, whole genome shotgun sequence DNA:
- the LOC107780456 gene encoding kinesin-like protein KIN-7N isoform X2: protein MEKVCVAVRVRPARSNEENYNGTFWKVEDNRISLHKSLGTPISGASYTFDHVFDQDCSNARVYDLLTKDIIHAALEGFNGTAFAYGQTSSGKTFTMNGTQNDPGVIQRAVNDIFQKIEMTTNREFLIRVSYMEIYNEEINDLFAVENQKLQIHESLDRGVFVAGLREEIVNDAEQVLELIQQGEVNRHFGETNMNVRSSRSHTIFRMVIESKGKHNPDDAVRVSILNLVDLAGSERIAKTGAGGVRLKEGKHINKSLMILGNVINKLSEGVKLRVHIPYRDSKLTRILQPALGGNAITSIICTVAPEEIHVEESKGTLQFASRAKRITNCVQVNEILTDAALLKRQTREIEELRMKLQGSHSEVLEQEILKLRNDLLKYEHEREKLAMELEEERRSQKEREQCILEQQKKIHNLSNLASISDSNGHATQEESSSSITCQEDAFSTPCLKPVPSAFVAKRSQRSQQLEYSPVPDAFSNFADEDTWMKINKGFVVDLDSLHMTPSIKVQSSLPNDENDGLSTENYKQEAQNLRRQLELVLEERDELRRHHTEQESLNEQLMSEVSELQQEALLIHEIPQRLCESVTTCKDIYTDVLSVLQNFVANEKSATAKLLSTTSEIGTCLFATLESHFSVAMHSDKSSAGNNSSIEAQRIKLYDKLNRTISSLVLSEDENSGNQPLSSQYKDCTLGGEIACWKKKLDEDIKTIQAKYENLEKELDLNNQLLVASRDRYNSLEREFHLLKEERDLLIQKVSTSSEKLELVTNQKGKVWEDLNAEVKRRQNLEDEIKQFSVAFACRQRSIVSLHSDFKSVIGNFKSQKPISVYPDLLDYES, encoded by the exons ATGGAGAAGGTGTGCGTAGCAGTTAGAGTGAGACCTGCAAGGAGTAACGAAGAGAATTACAATGGAACCTTTTGGAAAGTTGAAGACAATCGCATTTCTCTTCACAAGTCTCTCGGTACTCCGATCTCCGGCGCCTCCTACACTTTTG ATCATGTGTTCGATCAGGACTGTTCTAATGCTAGGGTTTATGACCTTCTTACTAAGGACATTATTCATGCTGCTCTTGAAGGTTTCAACG GAACTGCTTTTGCATATGGGCAAACCAGTAGTGGTAAAACTTTTACTATGAATGGCACTCAGAATGATCCAGGAGTCATCCAGCGTGCGGTCAATGACATATTTCAGAAAATTGAGAtg ACAACTAATAGGGAGTTTCTGATTCGAGTATCTTATATGGAAATCTACAATGAAGAGATTAATGATCTATTTGCTGTAGAGAACCAGAAACTGCAGATTCATGAAAGTTTGGAT CGTGGAGTTTTTGTCGCAGGTTTGAGGGAAGAAATAGTAAACGATGCTGAACAAGTACTTGAGCTTATACAGCAAGGAGAAG TTAACAGACATTTTGGTGAAACCAACATGAATGTTAGAAGCAGTAGATCTCACACCATCTTCAGGATG GTAATTGAAAGCAAAGGAAAGCATAATCCAGATGACGCTGTTCGTGTTTCCATTTTG AATTTGGTAGATTTAGCGGGGTCTGAACGGATTGCTAAAACTGGAGCTGGGGGAGTTCGTCTGAAGGAAGGAAAGCACATTAACAAGAGCCTAATGATCCTTGGTAATGTTATCAATAAACTAAGTGAAGGTGTAAAACTAAG GGTACACATTCCTTACCGTGACAGTAAGCTCACGCGCATTCTGCAACCTGCTCTAGGCGGCAATGCTATAACTTCAATAATTTGTACAGTAGCACCAGAAGAG ATTCATGTAGAGGAATCAAAGGGAACACTCCAATTTGCTAGTAGAGCTAAACGGATCACCAACTGTGTTCAAGTAAATGAG ATATTAACTGATGCAGCCTTATTGAAGCGGCAAACTCGAGAAATAGAGGAACTACGCATGAAACTTCAG GGATCACATTCCGAGGTGCTCGAGCAAGAGATACTGAAACTCAGAAATGACCTACTGAAg TACGAACACGAGCGAGAGAAGCTTGCTATGGAGTTGGAGGAGGAGAGAAGATCACAGAAAGAGCGAGAGCAATGCATCCTTGAGCAACAGAAAAAAATCCATAATCTCAGTAATCTTGCATCTATCTCAGACTCAAATGGACATGCTACACAG GAAGAAAGCAGTAGCAGTATCACTTGCCAGGAAGATGCTTTTAGTACCCCTTGTTTGAAGCCAGTTCCCAGTGCCTTTGTTGCTAAGAGATCACAACGGTCTCAGCAGCTAGAATACAGCCCTGTGCCAGATGCTTTTAGCAATTTTGCCGATGAAGACACCTGGATGAAAATAAATAAAGGCTTTGTGGTTGATCTTGATTCACTTCACATGACTCCTTCTATAAAAGTTCAATCATCTTTACCCAATGATGAAAATGAT GGTTTGTCGACAGAGAATTACAAGCAAGAGGCACAGAATCTCAGAAGGCAGTTGGAACTTGTTTTAGAGGAAAGAGATGAACTTAGG AGACACCATACAGAACAAGAATCACTAAATGAACAGCTAATGAGTGAGGTATCTGAACTCCAGCAAGAGGCACTCTTGATCCATGAGATCCCTCAAAGATTGTGCGAGTCTGTCACAACTTGTAAAGATATATACACGGATGTGCTTTCAGTTTTGCAG AATTTTGTAGCTAATGAGAAATCTGCAACGGCCAAATTGCTCTCTACAACAAGTGAAATTGGTACTTGTCTTTTTGCAACTCTGGAATCTCACTTTTCGGTAGCTATGCACAGTGATAAGTCCTCTGCTGGAAATAATTCTTCAATTGAAGCGCAACGTATCAAGCTTTATGATAAGTTGAATAGAACAATTTCATCACTTGTATTATCAGAGGATGAAAACTCAGGAAATCAGCCACTCAGCTCCCAATATAAG GACTGCACTCTGGGTGGAGAAATTGCTTGTTGGAAGAAGAAACTGGATGAAGATATCAAAACAATCCAGGCAAAGTACGAGAACTTGGAAAAGGAGTTGGACCTCAATAATCAGCTTCTTGTCGCTTCCAGGGATAGATATAATAGCTTAGAAAGGGAGTTTCATCTCTTGAAAGAAGAGAGGGATTTATTGATACAAAAAGTTTCCACTTCCAGTGAGAAGCTCGAACTCGTTACTAACCAAAAGGGAAAGGTATGGGAGGATTTGAATGCTGAAGTAAAGAGGAGGCAAAACCTCGAAGACGAGATTAAACAGTTTAGTGTTGCTTTTGCATGTCGACAAAGATCCATCGTCTCGCTTCATAGTGACTTCAAATCTGTGATTGGTAATTTTAAGTCACAGAAGCCAATTTCAGTATATCCAGATCTCCTGGATTATGAGAGTTGA
- the LOC107780455 gene encoding uncharacterized protein LOC107780455, translating to MSKQLGEFLLEQQEPFTLELYLLERGHTLSSNGDCRCCSVNSTTKFLKKSASCGTKKKRKVIPNCSKIVKSVLNKLVTISHNQKIKNLASEQHNNATIKNGQGNTNANDDNFSSASSTTVFNSCSDTSDVEEADNLSPQAVDGNFLSEKQVCEDRKLRLDFLEESKQLSPVSVLEETESSDEESPDLKKQECVKPKKLQVEFSTPSVSKSEETSPESQYINSKKAIQQSRQLLFDCVKEVVENQKRKDPQEEEGFQRMLGAEQLWELLLENIRLWSQDSINETNIKNLMHFDLLNSFEQSSGFEEKREIGKVIADLIFDDISNEIVIDMFNYFTSR from the exons ATGTCCAAACAACTAGGAGAATTCCTCCTAGAACAACAAGAACCTTTTACCTTAGAGCTTTACCTTCTTGAAAGAGGCCACACCCTTAGCTCAAATGGCGATTGTAGGTGCTGTTCTGTAAATTCTACTACTAAATTCTTGAAGAAATCAGCCAGTTGTggtacaaagaagaaaagaaaagtcaTTCCTAATTGTTCTAAGATTGTAAAATCTGTGTTGAACAAGCTTGTTACCATTAGCCATAACCAAAAAATCAAGAATTTGGCAAGTGAACAACACAATAATGCTACAATCAAGAATGGCCAAGGCAATACTAATGCAAATGATGATAACTTTTCTTCAGCAAGCAGCACTACTGTGTTCAATTCTTGTTCAGATACTAGTGATGTAGAAGAAGCAGATAATTTATCACCACAAGCTGTAGATGGAAACTTTCTCAGTGAAAAACAG GTTTGTGAAGACAGAAAGCTAAGACTGGATTTTCTTGAAGAAAGTAAGCAACTCAGCCCTGTGTCAGTGTTAGAAGAAACTGAATCTTCTGATGAGGAATCCCCAGATCTTAAAA AACAAGAATGTGTCAAGCCAAAGAAGTTACAAGTGGAATTTTCAACCCCATCAGTTTCTAAATCAGAGGAAACAAGTCCTGAGTCTCAGTACATTAATAGCAAGAAAGCAATACAACAATCAAGACAGCTCCTTTTTGACTGTGTGAAGGAAGTGGTAGAGAATCAGAAAAGGAAAGATcctcaagaagaagaaggatttcAAAGAATGTTAGGAGCTGAGCAACTTTGGGAGCTTCTATTGGAGAATATAAGGTTATGGAGTCAAGACTCTATAAATGAAACTAATATTAAAAACTTAATGCATTTTgacctgttgaattcttttgaaCAGTCAAGTGGATTTGAGGAGAAAAGGGAAATAGGTAAGGTGATTGCTGATTTAATTTTTGATGATATTAGCAATGAAATTGTAATAGACATGTTTAATTATTTTACGTCAAGATAA
- the LOC107780456 gene encoding kinesin-like protein KIN-7N isoform X1 — protein sequence MEKVCVAVRVRPARSNEENYNGTFWKVEDNRISLHKSLGTPISGASYTFDHVFDQDCSNARVYDLLTKDIIHAALEGFNGTAFAYGQTSSGKTFTMNGTQNDPGVIQRAVNDIFQKIEMTTNREFLIRVSYMEIYNEEINDLFAVENQKLQIHESLDRGVFVAGLREEIVNDAEQVLELIQQGEVNRHFGETNMNVRSSRSHTIFRMVIESKGKHNPDDAVRVSILNLVDLAGSERIAKTGAGGVRLKEGKHINKSLMILGNVINKLSEGVKLRVHIPYRDSKLTRILQPALGGNAITSIICTVAPEEIHVEESKGTLQFASRAKRITNCVQVNEILTDAALLKRQTREIEELRMKLQGSHSEVLEQEILKLRNDLLKYEHEREKLAMELEEERRSQKEREQCILEQQKKIHNLSNLASISDSNGHATQNQEESSSSITCQEDAFSTPCLKPVPSAFVAKRSQRSQQLEYSPVPDAFSNFADEDTWMKINKGFVVDLDSLHMTPSIKVQSSLPNDENDGLSTENYKQEAQNLRRQLELVLEERDELRRHHTEQESLNEQLMSEVSELQQEALLIHEIPQRLCESVTTCKDIYTDVLSVLQNFVANEKSATAKLLSTTSEIGTCLFATLESHFSVAMHSDKSSAGNNSSIEAQRIKLYDKLNRTISSLVLSEDENSGNQPLSSQYKDCTLGGEIACWKKKLDEDIKTIQAKYENLEKELDLNNQLLVASRDRYNSLEREFHLLKEERDLLIQKVSTSSEKLELVTNQKGKVWEDLNAEVKRRQNLEDEIKQFSVAFACRQRSIVSLHSDFKSVIGNFKSQKPISVYPDLLDYES from the exons ATGGAGAAGGTGTGCGTAGCAGTTAGAGTGAGACCTGCAAGGAGTAACGAAGAGAATTACAATGGAACCTTTTGGAAAGTTGAAGACAATCGCATTTCTCTTCACAAGTCTCTCGGTACTCCGATCTCCGGCGCCTCCTACACTTTTG ATCATGTGTTCGATCAGGACTGTTCTAATGCTAGGGTTTATGACCTTCTTACTAAGGACATTATTCATGCTGCTCTTGAAGGTTTCAACG GAACTGCTTTTGCATATGGGCAAACCAGTAGTGGTAAAACTTTTACTATGAATGGCACTCAGAATGATCCAGGAGTCATCCAGCGTGCGGTCAATGACATATTTCAGAAAATTGAGAtg ACAACTAATAGGGAGTTTCTGATTCGAGTATCTTATATGGAAATCTACAATGAAGAGATTAATGATCTATTTGCTGTAGAGAACCAGAAACTGCAGATTCATGAAAGTTTGGAT CGTGGAGTTTTTGTCGCAGGTTTGAGGGAAGAAATAGTAAACGATGCTGAACAAGTACTTGAGCTTATACAGCAAGGAGAAG TTAACAGACATTTTGGTGAAACCAACATGAATGTTAGAAGCAGTAGATCTCACACCATCTTCAGGATG GTAATTGAAAGCAAAGGAAAGCATAATCCAGATGACGCTGTTCGTGTTTCCATTTTG AATTTGGTAGATTTAGCGGGGTCTGAACGGATTGCTAAAACTGGAGCTGGGGGAGTTCGTCTGAAGGAAGGAAAGCACATTAACAAGAGCCTAATGATCCTTGGTAATGTTATCAATAAACTAAGTGAAGGTGTAAAACTAAG GGTACACATTCCTTACCGTGACAGTAAGCTCACGCGCATTCTGCAACCTGCTCTAGGCGGCAATGCTATAACTTCAATAATTTGTACAGTAGCACCAGAAGAG ATTCATGTAGAGGAATCAAAGGGAACACTCCAATTTGCTAGTAGAGCTAAACGGATCACCAACTGTGTTCAAGTAAATGAG ATATTAACTGATGCAGCCTTATTGAAGCGGCAAACTCGAGAAATAGAGGAACTACGCATGAAACTTCAG GGATCACATTCCGAGGTGCTCGAGCAAGAGATACTGAAACTCAGAAATGACCTACTGAAg TACGAACACGAGCGAGAGAAGCTTGCTATGGAGTTGGAGGAGGAGAGAAGATCACAGAAAGAGCGAGAGCAATGCATCCTTGAGCAACAGAAAAAAATCCATAATCTCAGTAATCTTGCATCTATCTCAGACTCAAATGGACATGCTACACAG AACCAGGAAGAAAGCAGTAGCAGTATCACTTGCCAGGAAGATGCTTTTAGTACCCCTTGTTTGAAGCCAGTTCCCAGTGCCTTTGTTGCTAAGAGATCACAACGGTCTCAGCAGCTAGAATACAGCCCTGTGCCAGATGCTTTTAGCAATTTTGCCGATGAAGACACCTGGATGAAAATAAATAAAGGCTTTGTGGTTGATCTTGATTCACTTCACATGACTCCTTCTATAAAAGTTCAATCATCTTTACCCAATGATGAAAATGAT GGTTTGTCGACAGAGAATTACAAGCAAGAGGCACAGAATCTCAGAAGGCAGTTGGAACTTGTTTTAGAGGAAAGAGATGAACTTAGG AGACACCATACAGAACAAGAATCACTAAATGAACAGCTAATGAGTGAGGTATCTGAACTCCAGCAAGAGGCACTCTTGATCCATGAGATCCCTCAAAGATTGTGCGAGTCTGTCACAACTTGTAAAGATATATACACGGATGTGCTTTCAGTTTTGCAG AATTTTGTAGCTAATGAGAAATCTGCAACGGCCAAATTGCTCTCTACAACAAGTGAAATTGGTACTTGTCTTTTTGCAACTCTGGAATCTCACTTTTCGGTAGCTATGCACAGTGATAAGTCCTCTGCTGGAAATAATTCTTCAATTGAAGCGCAACGTATCAAGCTTTATGATAAGTTGAATAGAACAATTTCATCACTTGTATTATCAGAGGATGAAAACTCAGGAAATCAGCCACTCAGCTCCCAATATAAG GACTGCACTCTGGGTGGAGAAATTGCTTGTTGGAAGAAGAAACTGGATGAAGATATCAAAACAATCCAGGCAAAGTACGAGAACTTGGAAAAGGAGTTGGACCTCAATAATCAGCTTCTTGTCGCTTCCAGGGATAGATATAATAGCTTAGAAAGGGAGTTTCATCTCTTGAAAGAAGAGAGGGATTTATTGATACAAAAAGTTTCCACTTCCAGTGAGAAGCTCGAACTCGTTACTAACCAAAAGGGAAAGGTATGGGAGGATTTGAATGCTGAAGTAAAGAGGAGGCAAAACCTCGAAGACGAGATTAAACAGTTTAGTGTTGCTTTTGCATGTCGACAAAGATCCATCGTCTCGCTTCATAGTGACTTCAAATCTGTGATTGGTAATTTTAAGTCACAGAAGCCAATTTCAGTATATCCAGATCTCCTGGATTATGAGAGTTGA